One segment of Carya illinoinensis cultivar Pawnee chromosome 1, C.illinoinensisPawnee_v1, whole genome shotgun sequence DNA contains the following:
- the LOC122276511 gene encoding eukaryotic translation initiation factor-like, with product MASEVAIVAATASEDTVTKQPHKLERKWTFWFDNQSKPKQGAAWGTSLRKLYTFDTVEEFWCLYDQIFRPSKLPANADFHLFKAGIEPKWEDPECANGGKWSIPSSRKTNLDNMWLETLMALIGEQFDEADEICGVVASVRPRQDKLALWTKTAANEAVQMSIGRKWKEIIDVTDKMTYNFHDDSRRERTAKVRYTV from the exons atggCGAGCGAGGTAGCGATAGTGGCGGCGACGGCTTCGGAGGATACAGTGACCAAACAACCGCACAAGTTGGAGAGAAAGTGGACGTTCTGGTTCGACAACCAGTCCAAGCCAAAGCAAGGTGCCGCCTGGGGCACCTCTCTGCGCAAGCTCTACACCTTCGACACCGTCGAAGAGTTCTGGTG TTTGTATGATCAGATATTCAGGCCCAGCAAGTTGCCGGCAAATGCAGATTTCCACTTGTTCAAAGCTGGGATTGAACCTAAATGGGAAGATCCCGAGTGTGCTAATGGAGGAAAGTGGTCCATCCCCAGCAGCAGAAAGACTAACCTTGATAACATGTGGCTAGAAACT TTGATGGCCTTGATTGGAGAGCAATTTGATGAGGCTGATGAGATTTGTGGTGTGGTTGCGAGTGTGCGACCGAGGCAGGACAAACTTGCATTGTGGACTAAGACAGCGGCAAATGAAGCTGTCCAG ATGAGCATTGGGAGGAAGTGGAAGGAGATCATTGATGTTACTGATAAAATGACTTACAACTTCCAC GATGATTCTAGAAGGGAAAGAACAGCAAAAGTTCGATACACTGTGTAA